One region of Maylandia zebra isolate NMK-2024a linkage group LG10, Mzebra_GT3a, whole genome shotgun sequence genomic DNA includes:
- the LOC143420684 gene encoding uncharacterized protein LOC143420684: MEMMMFVLMSAVAMLINPYAANPVSNDNLNRIIDLTKKYNRDLNERFFVEDVSDLADNGCGNNFFCKVNDILQKHAKNDNEKEIVRNLEIFIKKSNMDCKDVLKKVRPSEKEQPLPDLLGNLNKCIIRRYNPFEMDSTDKSFSDFYFCFKKIPC, from the exons atggAGATGATGATGTTTGTGCTGATGTCTGCTGTGGCCATGCTGATCAATCCATATGCTGCAAATCCTGTCAGTAACGACAACCTAAACCGTATCATTGACCTGACTAAGAAATACAACAGAGATCTGAATGAG AGGTTCTTTGTGGAGGATGTGTCTGACCTGGCTGACAATGGATGTGGG AATAACTTCTTCTGCAAAGTGAATGACATCCTACAAAAGCATGCCAAAAATGACAACGAGAAAGAAATTGTGAGAAACCTGGAAATATTCATTAAGAAATCAAAT ATGGACTGCAAAGATGTACTAAAGAAAGTACGGCCGTCAGAAAAAGAACAGCCACTACCTGATTTGCTGGGAAACCTCAACAAATGTATTATAAGGAGGTATAATCCATTTGAAATGGATTCCACAGACAAGTCTTTTTCAGacttttacttttgtttcaagAAAATACCATGTTAG